In the genome of Patescibacteria group bacterium, one region contains:
- a CDS encoding FAD-dependent oxidoreductase, producing MNLESTQYDLAIIGGGPAAVAAGVYASRKRLKTLFVAKEFGGQSSVSSDIQNWIGTPSISGTKLAETLKEHLKAYAGDVVDIHEGKFVNSIEKSPTGFNIKLEDESFEAKTVLISTGSRRRQLEVPGAAKFEHKGVVYCASCDGPLFADMDVVVIGGGNAGFETAAQLLAYAKSVVLLQRSKEYRADPVTVKKVLSHPKMRGVVDTEILEVKGDKFVEAIVYKERETGKIVELPAQGIFVEVGSVPSTDLVANLVERDAIGQIVVDPRNQRTSVSGIWSAGDCTNGLYHQNNIAAGDAVKALEDIYMYLHTQ from the coding sequence ATGAATCTTGAATCTACCCAATATGACTTGGCTATCATCGGTGGCGGGCCCGCGGCTGTCGCCGCGGGTGTCTACGCTTCACGCAAACGCCTGAAGACTCTTTTTGTTGCTAAAGAATTTGGCGGCCAAAGCTCTGTCTCAAGTGATATTCAAAACTGGATCGGCACGCCTTCAATCAGTGGTACCAAACTCGCTGAAACCCTCAAGGAACATCTCAAAGCCTACGCGGGGGATGTCGTCGACATTCACGAAGGGAAATTTGTAAATAGCATTGAAAAATCCCCCACCGGTTTTAATATAAAACTCGAAGATGAATCTTTTGAGGCCAAAACTGTTTTGATTTCTACTGGAAGCCGTCGCCGCCAACTCGAAGTTCCAGGCGCGGCCAAATTTGAACACAAGGGTGTTGTCTATTGCGCTTCATGCGACGGTCCCCTTTTTGCTGACATGGATGTCGTGGTGATTGGAGGAGGCAACGCTGGGTTTGAAACGGCCGCCCAACTTTTGGCGTACGCTAAGAGTGTGGTTTTGCTACAACGCTCCAAAGAATACCGAGCTGATCCTGTGACTGTTAAAAAAGTTCTTTCCCATCCAAAAATGCGCGGAGTTGTTGATACGGAAATTCTGGAAGTGAAGGGTGATAAATTTGTTGAAGCGATCGTGTATAAAGAAAGAGAAACAGGAAAAATTGTTGAATTGCCCGCGCAAGGTATTTTCGTTGAAGTGGGTTCTGTGCCATCGACTGATTTGGTTGCAAACCTTGTCGAACGAGATGCAATAGGACAAATCGTGGTTGACCCTAGAAACCAAAGAACCTCTGTCAGTGGTATATGGAGTGCTGGGGATTGTACGAATGGACTCTATCACCAAAACAACATCGCCGCGGGTGATGCCGTCAAAGCTCTTGAGGATATTTACATGTATTTGCACACGCAGTAG